The following proteins are co-located in the Macaca thibetana thibetana isolate TM-01 chromosome 6, ASM2454274v1, whole genome shotgun sequence genome:
- the TOMM40 gene encoding LOW QUALITY PROTEIN: mitochondrial import receptor subunit TOM40 homolog (The sequence of the model RefSeq protein was modified relative to this genomic sequence to represent the inferred CDS: substituted 6 bases at 6 genomic stop codons), whose amino-acid sequence MGNMLVASSLPAGQPPPPLPALVGLRPPPSXHPGFRLQPLGGGLGARTSVGGGSERTPGTATASASEGAEEGACGCLPKPCTLEECHRKFKELXMEGVKFTVNKGLSKHFQVNHTVTLSTIRESNYHFGVMYMGTKQLSPTEAFPVLVGDMDNSGGLSAQVIHQLGPSLRSNMAIQTXQSKFVNWQVDGEYQGSDFIVDVTLGNPDVLMGSGILITHYLQSITPCLALGRERVYHRRPGEEGIVKSLTGKYTSNNWLATVTLGWTXYHKPSDQLXVDVEFEASTRLQDTNVSFGXNLDLPKINLLLKGSVESNWILGATLEKLPPLPLIPALGAFLNHCKNKLWCGFGFTIG is encoded by the coding sequence ATGGGGAACATGTTGGTAGCCAGCTCGCTGCCTGCAGGGCAGCCGCCACCACCTCTGCCCGCCCTCGTGGGGCTGCGGCCACCTCCGTCCTAGCATCCGGGCTTCAGGTTGCAGCCGCTGGGAGGCGGCCTGGGCGCCAGGACCAGTGTGGGTGGAGGTTCGGAACGGACACCCGGGACTGCAACCGCCAGTGCCTCAGAGGGTGCCGAGGAAGGGGCCTGCGGCTGCCTGCCCAAGCCCTGCACATTGGAGGAGTGCCACCGGAAGTTCAAGGAGCTGTAGATGGAAGGTGTCAAGTTCACAGTGAACAAAGGGTTGAGTAAGCATTTTCAGGTGAACCACACAGTAACCCTCAGCACAATCAGGGAGTCCAACTACCACTTTGGTGTCATGTATATGGGAACAAAGCAGCTGAGTCCCACAGAGGCATTCCCTGTACTGGTGGGTGACATGGACAACAGTGGCGGCCTCAGTGCTCAGGTCATTCACCAGCTGGGCCCCAGCCTCAGGTCCAATATGGCCATCCAGACCTAGCAGTCGAAGTTTGTGAACTGGCAGGTGGATGGGGAGTACCAGGGCTCTGACTTCATAGTGGATGTCACCCTGGGGAACCCAGACGTCCTGATGGGTTCAGGAATCCTCATAACCCACTACCTACAGAGCATAACGCCTTGCCTGGCCCTGGGCAGAGAGCGGGTCTACCACCGACGGCCTGGGGAGGAGGGCATTGTCAAGTCTCTAACTGGGAAATACACATCGAACAACTGGTTGGCAACGGTAACGTTGGGTTGGACATAATACCACAAACCCAGTGACCAGCTATAGGTGGATGTGGAGTTTGAGGCCAGTACAAGGCTGCAGGACACCAATGTCTCCTTTGGGTAAAACCTGGACCTGCCGAAGATCAACCTCCTCTTGAAAGGGTCTGTGGAAAGCAACTGGATCCTGGGTGCCACGCTGGAGAagctcccacccctgcctctgaTACCGGCCCTCGGGGCCTTCCTGAATCACTGCAAGAACAAGTTATGGTGTGGCTTTGGCTTCACCATCGGCTAA